One window of the Paenibacillus beijingensis genome contains the following:
- the purL gene encoding phosphoribosylformylglycinamidine synthase subunit PurL, translating to MAQQLTAKEPTTEQIAEQKIYHQFGVSDHEYELICGFLGRKPNYTEIGVFSVMWSEHCAYKNSKSILKKFPVTGDKVLMGPGEGAGIVDIGDNQAVAFKIESHNHPSAVEPYQGAATGVGGIIRDIFSMGARPVALLNSLRFGRLENDRVKYLFEHVVGGIAGYGNCIGIPTVAGEVMFDPSYEGNPLVNAMCVGLIDHDKIQRGVAKGVGNPVFYVGPATGRDGIHGATFASVELSEESEEKKTAVQVGDPFMEKLVMEATLELIDSGIVLGIQDMGAAGLTCSSAEMASKAGNGLELYLDEVPQREEGMTPYEMMLSESQERMLFVVEPQHEAQAKEIFDRWGVICKKVGKVTDDGRLRLFHKGEEVGDMPVTALVDECPVYDPPSKEPAYYSENAAVDASAFEEITDLNGALEKVLGSPTVASKEWVYNQYDYMVRTSTAVRPGSDAAVVTVAGTRKALAMTTDCNGRYVYLDPEVGGAIAVAEAARNIVCSGATPLAITDNLNFGSPEKPEVFWQIVKAADGMSEACRTLDTPVIGGNVSLYNENAKGAIYPTPVIGMVGLVEDLDHITTQDFKAEGDVIILVGETKAEFGGSELQYVLHGAPTGRPPQLDLALEKKTLDAVLSAIREGLVASAHDLSEGGLAVAVAESCFSGRLGASVNVETTLRADHALFSESQSRILLSAKPEKAAALKARLGEQGIAYAEIGTVGGHNLIMNINGKPGVNAPVEQFQKVWKDAIPCLMQ from the coding sequence ATGGCGCAGCAGTTAACGGCTAAGGAGCCGACGACGGAGCAAATCGCGGAACAGAAAATTTACCACCAGTTCGGGGTTAGCGACCACGAGTACGAGCTCATTTGCGGATTTCTCGGCCGCAAGCCGAACTATACGGAAATCGGCGTCTTCAGCGTCATGTGGTCGGAACACTGCGCGTACAAAAACTCCAAGTCGATTTTGAAAAAGTTCCCGGTTACGGGCGACAAAGTGCTGATGGGACCCGGCGAAGGCGCGGGCATCGTCGATATCGGCGACAATCAGGCAGTCGCATTCAAAATCGAATCGCATAACCATCCGTCCGCGGTCGAGCCTTACCAAGGCGCGGCGACGGGTGTCGGCGGCATTATCCGCGACATTTTCTCGATGGGGGCCCGTCCGGTTGCGCTACTGAACAGCCTGCGCTTCGGTCGTCTTGAGAACGATCGCGTCAAATATTTGTTCGAGCATGTCGTCGGCGGCATTGCGGGTTACGGCAACTGTATCGGCATTCCGACGGTCGCGGGCGAAGTGATGTTCGATCCGAGCTACGAAGGCAACCCGCTCGTCAACGCGATGTGCGTCGGCCTGATCGATCATGACAAAATCCAGCGCGGCGTCGCCAAAGGCGTCGGCAACCCCGTCTTCTACGTTGGTCCGGCAACGGGCCGCGACGGTATTCACGGCGCGACGTTCGCATCGGTGGAGCTTTCCGAGGAATCGGAGGAGAAGAAGACGGCGGTGCAGGTCGGCGACCCGTTCATGGAGAAGCTGGTTATGGAAGCGACGCTCGAGCTGATCGACTCCGGCATCGTGCTCGGCATCCAGGATATGGGCGCGGCGGGCCTGACCTGTTCCAGCGCGGAGATGGCGTCCAAAGCCGGCAACGGCCTGGAGCTGTATCTGGATGAAGTGCCGCAGCGCGAGGAAGGCATGACCCCTTACGAAATGATGCTGTCGGAATCGCAGGAGCGGATGCTGTTCGTCGTCGAGCCGCAGCACGAAGCGCAGGCGAAAGAAATTTTCGACCGCTGGGGCGTCATTTGCAAGAAAGTCGGCAAAGTGACCGACGACGGCCGTCTGCGCCTGTTCCACAAAGGCGAAGAAGTGGGCGATATGCCGGTTACGGCGCTCGTCGACGAGTGTCCGGTGTACGACCCGCCTTCCAAGGAGCCGGCTTACTACAGCGAGAACGCAGCGGTGGATGCGTCCGCGTTTGAAGAAATCACCGATTTGAACGGCGCGCTGGAAAAAGTGCTCGGTTCTCCGACTGTCGCCAGCAAGGAATGGGTATATAATCAGTATGACTATATGGTACGCACCAGCACCGCGGTCCGGCCGGGCTCGGATGCGGCGGTCGTGACGGTGGCCGGCACGCGCAAGGCGCTGGCGATGACGACCGACTGCAACGGGCGCTACGTTTACCTCGATCCGGAAGTGGGCGGAGCGATCGCGGTCGCCGAAGCGGCGCGCAACATCGTCTGTTCCGGCGCGACACCGCTTGCCATTACGGACAACCTCAACTTCGGCAGCCCGGAGAAGCCGGAAGTGTTCTGGCAGATCGTCAAAGCGGCCGACGGCATGAGCGAAGCGTGCCGCACGCTGGACACGCCGGTTATCGGCGGCAACGTCAGCCTTTACAACGAGAATGCCAAAGGCGCGATCTATCCGACGCCGGTTATCGGCATGGTCGGACTAGTCGAAGATCTTGACCACATTACGACACAAGATTTTAAGGCAGAGGGCGACGTTATTATTCTGGTTGGCGAAACGAAAGCGGAGTTCGGCGGCAGCGAGCTGCAGTACGTGCTGCATGGCGCACCGACGGGACGTCCTCCGCAGCTGGATTTGGCACTGGAGAAAAAGACGCTGGACGCCGTGCTCTCCGCGATCCGCGAAGGGCTTGTCGCCTCGGCGCATGACCTGTCCGAGGGCGGTCTTGCAGTGGCGGTTGCGGAATCGTGTTTCAGCGGCCGCCTCGGCGCGAGCGTAAACGTCGAGACGACGCTGCGCGCGGATCATGCGCTGTTCAGCGAATCGCAATCGCGGATTCTGCTGTCGGCGAAGCCGGAGAAGGCGGCGGCGCTGAAAGCGCGTCTGGGCGAGCAGGGAATTGCATATGCGGAGATCGGAACGGTAGGCGGACACAATTTGATCATGAACATCAACGGCAAACCGGGCGTTAACGCACCGGTCGAACAATTCCAGAAAGTCTGGAAGGATGCGATTCCATGTCTGATGCAATAA
- the purB gene encoding adenylosuccinate lyase, translated as MLERYSRPEMRAIWTEQNKFQAWLEVELCACEAWSELGVIPKEDVEALRAKASFDIDRIYAIEQDTRHDVIAFTRAVSETVGPERKWVHYGLTSTDVVDTAMGYLLRQANEILQRDIVNFIDILRGQAIAYKDTPMMGRTHGVHAEPTTFGLKLALWYEEMKRNLERFEHAADGVQFGKISGAVGTYANIDPFVEEFVCRKLGTKPAPISTQTLQRDRHAEYMATLALIATSLDKFATEIRALQKSEFREVEEPFAKGQKGSSAMPHKRNPIGCENISGLARVIRGHMISAYENVPLWHERDISHSSVERVILPDATMLLNYMLNRLGNIIKNLTVFPENMKRNMQRTYGVPFSGRVMTKLIDKGFSREQAYDTVQPRAMQAWEEQRQFRDIIESTPEITSQLTAEEIDDAFNPSWHLKHVDTIFKRLGLS; from the coding sequence ATGTTAGAGCGTTACAGCAGACCGGAAATGAGAGCGATTTGGACCGAACAGAATAAATTTCAGGCGTGGCTGGAAGTCGAGCTTTGCGCATGCGAAGCGTGGTCGGAGCTTGGTGTTATTCCGAAGGAGGACGTCGAAGCGCTGCGGGCAAAAGCAAGCTTTGACATCGACCGGATTTATGCGATCGAGCAGGACACGCGCCATGACGTAATCGCGTTTACCCGCGCCGTATCCGAAACGGTCGGTCCCGAGCGCAAATGGGTGCATTACGGTCTGACGTCGACCGACGTCGTCGACACCGCCATGGGCTACCTGCTTCGCCAGGCGAACGAAATTTTGCAGCGCGACATTGTAAACTTCATCGACATCCTGCGCGGCCAGGCGATTGCCTACAAAGATACGCCGATGATGGGACGGACGCACGGCGTGCACGCGGAACCGACGACGTTCGGCCTCAAGCTGGCGCTCTGGTACGAAGAGATGAAGCGCAACCTGGAGCGGTTCGAGCATGCGGCGGACGGCGTTCAGTTCGGCAAAATCTCCGGCGCGGTCGGCACGTACGCCAACATCGACCCGTTCGTGGAAGAGTTCGTCTGCCGCAAGCTGGGCACGAAGCCGGCGCCGATCAGCACGCAGACGCTGCAGCGCGACCGCCATGCCGAATATATGGCGACGCTGGCGCTGATCGCCACCTCGCTCGACAAGTTCGCGACGGAAATCCGCGCCCTGCAGAAAAGCGAGTTCCGCGAAGTGGAAGAGCCGTTCGCCAAAGGCCAAAAAGGCTCGTCGGCGATGCCGCACAAACGCAACCCGATCGGCTGCGAGAACATTTCCGGCCTTGCGCGCGTCATCCGCGGCCATATGATTTCCGCTTACGAGAACGTGCCGCTGTGGCATGAGCGCGACATTAGCCACTCGTCGGTGGAACGCGTCATTTTGCCGGATGCGACGATGCTGCTGAACTACATGCTGAACCGTCTGGGCAACATCATCAAGAACCTCACCGTGTTCCCGGAAAACATGAAGCGCAACATGCAGCGCACGTACGGCGTGCCGTTCTCCGGCCGCGTCATGACGAAGCTGATCGACAAAGGCTTCAGCCGCGAGCAGGCGTACGATACCGTGCAGCCGCGCGCGATGCAGGCGTGGGAAGAGCAGCGCCAGTTCCGCGACATTATCGAATCGACGCCGGAAATTACGTCGCAGCTGACGGCCGAGGAAATCGACGATGCGTTTAACCCGTCGTGGCACCTCAAGCATGTGGACACCATTTTCAAACGGCTCGGTCTGAGCTAG
- the purK gene encoding 5-(carboxyamino)imidazole ribonucleotide synthase, giving the protein MSSDKLRADRDFAGSEPVQSAGGQPFAGAPGEASSEAGAIAAAGDARVLLPGSTVGILGGGQLGRMMALAGSAMGYRFVALDPADDSPCGQVADQIVAAYDDQEAARELARRADVITYEFENVDAGVAAMLMEESYVPQGSELLYTTQHRLREKRAIEAAGARVAPYAEIRSVDDLREAAASFGLPCVLKTATGGYDGKGQWVIRSEAEIPEAFETLSRAGTELVLEQFIRFTKELSVIAARSPQGETKAFPVAENIHVDNILHLSIVPARIDAAVQAEAERLAVRIAEGLGAVGLIAVELFLTEDGELFVNELAPRPHNSGHYTMEACRTSQFEQHVRAVCGLPLGDTALLTPVVMVNVLGEHVAPLLARMGRQDEAERRLGTSAKVHLYGKSEAKSRRKMGHVNVLASGCDAALSWIRETGIWEMPDGV; this is encoded by the coding sequence ATGAGCAGCGATAAGCTGAGAGCGGATCGTGATTTCGCCGGCTCGGAGCCGGTCCAGTCCGCGGGCGGACAACCTTTTGCCGGGGCGCCCGGTGAAGCTTCCTCCGAGGCGGGCGCCATTGCTGCGGCAGGAGATGCCCGCGTGCTGCTGCCCGGCTCCACGGTCGGCATTCTCGGCGGCGGGCAGCTCGGCCGCATGATGGCGCTGGCTGGCAGCGCGATGGGCTATCGCTTCGTGGCGCTCGATCCGGCCGACGATTCGCCGTGCGGCCAGGTCGCGGACCAGATCGTAGCCGCTTATGACGATCAGGAAGCGGCCAGGGAGCTGGCGCGGCGGGCGGACGTCATTACGTACGAATTCGAGAACGTCGACGCCGGCGTCGCAGCGATGCTGATGGAGGAGTCGTACGTGCCGCAGGGCAGCGAGCTGCTGTACACGACCCAGCACCGGCTGCGCGAGAAGCGGGCCATTGAAGCCGCCGGCGCGCGGGTTGCGCCGTATGCGGAAATCCGCAGCGTGGACGATCTGCGCGAGGCGGCGGCAAGCTTCGGCCTGCCGTGCGTGCTGAAGACGGCGACCGGAGGCTACGACGGCAAAGGCCAGTGGGTCATCCGCTCGGAAGCCGAGATCCCGGAAGCTTTCGAGACGCTCAGCCGGGCCGGGACGGAGCTCGTGCTGGAGCAGTTTATCCGCTTCACCAAGGAGCTGTCGGTCATCGCGGCCCGCAGCCCGCAAGGGGAGACGAAGGCGTTTCCGGTCGCGGAAAACATCCATGTAGACAACATTTTGCACCTCTCGATCGTGCCCGCAAGGATCGATGCGGCGGTGCAGGCCGAAGCGGAACGGCTTGCCGTGCGGATCGCCGAAGGGCTCGGCGCCGTCGGCCTGATTGCCGTCGAGCTGTTTCTGACGGAGGACGGCGAGCTGTTCGTCAACGAGCTGGCTCCGCGTCCGCACAACAGCGGGCACTATACGATGGAGGCTTGCCGGACGTCGCAGTTCGAGCAGCATGTGCGGGCCGTGTGCGGCCTGCCGCTCGGCGACACGGCGCTGCTCACGCCCGTCGTGATGGTGAACGTGCTCGGCGAGCATGTCGCGCCGCTTCTGGCGCGGATGGGGCGGCAGGACGAGGCCGAGCGGCGGCTAGGCACGTCGGCGAAGGTGCATTTGTACGGCAAGAGCGAAGCGAAGAGCAGGCGCAAGATGGGCCACGTCAACGTGCTGGCGTCGGGCTGCGACGCGGCGCTAAGCTGGATCAGGGAAACGGGCATCTGGGAGATGCCGGACGGCGTTTAA
- the purN gene encoding phosphoribosylglycinamide formyltransferase, giving the protein MAKLRIAVFASGQGSNFQALADAALAGKLDGSIELLVCDKAAAPVVERARRAGIDTWLFKPKEYASREQYEEEILAELIRRGIDLIVLAGYMRILTPVLVEPFYGRMINIHPSLLPAFPGVNGIRQALEYGVKLTGVTVHFVDGGMDSGPIIAQRAVEIADSDDEASLAERIHAAEQALFPWVVQMIAEGRVALGGRRVTIRER; this is encoded by the coding sequence ATGGCGAAGCTGCGCATTGCCGTCTTCGCCTCCGGCCAGGGAAGCAATTTCCAGGCGCTGGCGGACGCGGCACTTGCAGGGAAGCTCGATGGTTCCATCGAGCTTCTTGTTTGTGACAAGGCGGCGGCGCCCGTCGTGGAGCGGGCCCGCCGCGCCGGCATCGACACGTGGCTGTTCAAGCCGAAGGAGTACGCTTCGCGAGAGCAGTATGAAGAAGAAATATTGGCGGAGCTTATCCGCCGCGGCATCGACCTGATCGTGCTGGCCGGCTATATGCGGATTTTGACGCCGGTGCTGGTGGAGCCGTTTTACGGGCGGATGATCAACATCCATCCGTCGCTGCTGCCGGCATTTCCCGGCGTGAACGGCATCCGTCAGGCGCTTGAATACGGCGTGAAGCTGACGGGTGTCACCGTGCACTTCGTGGACGGCGGCATGGACAGCGGCCCGATCATCGCGCAGCGTGCCGTCGAGATCGCAGACAGCGACGACGAGGCGAGCCTGGCCGAGCGCATTCATGCGGCCGAGCAGGCGCTTTTCCCATGGGTCGTGCAGATGATCGCCGAAGGGCGCGTCGCGCTTGGCGGCCGCCGCGTCACGATCCGGGAGAGGTAG
- a CDS encoding phosphoribosylaminoimidazolesuccinocarboxamide synthase gives MTQNALSTAVDIVKAPLLYKGKVRELYDLGEHYLIVVTDRISAFDYVLDPAVPQKGNVLNRLSAFWFEQTADIQPNHVVHTDVDRLGDLVTDKELLRNRIMVTKKAERIDIECVVRGYITGGGWRQYQQTGAINGIALPDGMRKNERFEAPIFTPAAKNDVGHDEDIPFARMQELVGAELAEELRDRSVKLYEFAHGYCAERGIVLADCKFEFGLIDGKVILIDEIFTPDSSRFWAVDKYALDTEIDSMDKEPVRTYLLNSDWDRDSKPAPLPESVVSETTNRYLDIYRRLTGSDLE, from the coding sequence ATGACGCAGAACGCTCTGTCCACGGCTGTGGACATCGTCAAAGCGCCGCTGCTGTACAAAGGCAAAGTGCGCGAGCTGTACGATCTCGGGGAGCATTACCTGATCGTCGTCACCGACCGGATCAGCGCGTTTGACTACGTGCTGGACCCGGCGGTGCCGCAGAAGGGCAACGTGCTGAACCGTCTCAGCGCCTTCTGGTTCGAGCAGACGGCGGACATCCAGCCGAACCACGTCGTTCATACCGATGTGGACCGGCTCGGGGACCTCGTCACCGACAAGGAACTGCTCCGCAACCGGATCATGGTGACGAAAAAAGCGGAGCGGATCGACATCGAATGTGTCGTGCGGGGCTATATCACAGGCGGCGGTTGGAGACAATACCAGCAAACGGGAGCGATCAACGGGATCGCATTGCCGGACGGAATGCGCAAAAACGAACGTTTTGAAGCGCCGATTTTCACCCCGGCCGCCAAAAACGACGTCGGACACGACGAAGACATTCCGTTTGCTCGGATGCAAGAGCTCGTCGGCGCCGAGCTGGCCGAAGAGCTGCGGGACCGCAGCGTCAAGCTGTACGAGTTCGCCCACGGCTACTGCGCGGAGCGCGGCATCGTGCTGGCGGACTGCAAGTTCGAGTTCGGGCTGATCGACGGCAAAGTGATTTTGATCGACGAGATATTCACGCCGGACTCGTCCCGCTTCTGGGCGGTCGACAAGTACGCACTGGACACCGAGATCGACAGCATGGACAAGGAGCCGGTGCGAACGTACCTGCTGAATTCGGATTGGGACCGCGACAGCAAGCCGGCGCCGCTTCCGGAGTCGGTCGTCTCCGAAACGACGAACCGCTATCTCGACATTTACCGCCGCCTCACCGGCTCAGATCTGGAGTAG
- the purM gene encoding phosphoribosylformylglycinamidine cyclo-ligase, which translates to MAEAYKQAGVDIAAGNEAVERMKKHVKRTFRPEVLTDLGGFGALFGLNKDKYEEPVLVSGTDGVGTKLKIAFAMDKHDTIGIDAVAMCVNDIVVQGAEPLFFLDYLACGKVEPEKIEAVVKGISDGCVQSGCALIGGETAEMPGMYQADEYDIAGFTVGIVDKKKIIDGSTIAPGDAVIGFASSGIHSNGFSLVRRLLLDNAGYSLQDTLPELSGAKLGDVLLEPTKIYVKAALELIKRVQVKGMAHITGGGFIENIPRVLPEGVNVEIEYGSWPIQPVFKLMQMKGAVTNRDMFTTFNMGIGLIAVVPADQAEAALAAAKELGEEAYRIGTVTEGSRIVTFTGAEV; encoded by the coding sequence GTGGCAGAAGCGTACAAGCAAGCCGGTGTCGATATTGCTGCGGGCAATGAAGCCGTCGAACGAATGAAGAAGCATGTGAAAAGAACGTTCCGTCCGGAAGTGCTGACGGACTTGGGCGGCTTCGGCGCGCTGTTCGGGCTGAACAAGGACAAGTACGAGGAGCCGGTGCTCGTCTCCGGCACCGACGGCGTCGGTACGAAGCTGAAAATTGCGTTCGCCATGGACAAGCACGACACCATTGGCATCGATGCGGTGGCCATGTGCGTGAACGACATCGTCGTGCAAGGTGCGGAGCCGCTGTTTTTCCTCGATTACCTCGCCTGCGGCAAGGTTGAGCCGGAAAAAATCGAGGCGGTCGTCAAAGGAATTTCCGACGGCTGCGTGCAGTCCGGCTGCGCTCTGATCGGCGGCGAAACGGCGGAAATGCCGGGCATGTACCAAGCGGACGAATACGACATCGCGGGCTTCACGGTGGGCATCGTCGACAAGAAAAAAATTATCGACGGCAGCACGATCGCTCCTGGCGACGCCGTCATCGGTTTTGCTTCGAGCGGCATCCACAGCAACGGCTTCTCGCTTGTGCGCCGGCTGCTGCTTGACAACGCGGGCTACAGCCTGCAGGATACGCTGCCGGAGCTCTCCGGCGCGAAGCTTGGCGATGTGCTGCTGGAGCCGACGAAGATTTATGTCAAAGCGGCTTTGGAGCTTATCAAACGCGTACAGGTTAAAGGAATGGCGCATATTACCGGCGGTGGCTTTATCGAAAATATTCCGCGCGTCCTGCCCGAAGGCGTGAACGTGGAGATCGAATACGGTTCGTGGCCGATTCAGCCCGTGTTCAAGCTGATGCAGATGAAGGGCGCGGTTACGAACCGCGACATGTTCACGACGTTCAACATGGGCATTGGCCTGATCGCGGTCGTGCCGGCCGATCAGGCGGAAGCGGCGCTGGCGGCGGCGAAGGAGCTTGGCGAAGAAGCGTACCGGATCGGCACCGTCACGGAGGGAAGCCGCATCGTTACGTTCACGGGAGCTGAGGTCTAA
- the purQ gene encoding phosphoribosylformylglycinamidine synthase subunit PurQ: protein MKFAVIVFPGSNCDIDCYKAVEAIGQPVDYVWHTATDLSDYDAILLPGGFSYGDYLRCGAIAQFAPVMGEVVKAAEAGKLVLGICNGFQVLTESGLLPGKLMRNRNLKFLCHQSELEVMSNKTPFTNQYSEGEVINIPIAHGEGNYYCDEETLAKLEANGQIVFRYANGGNPNGSLRDIAGICNERGNVLGMMPHPERAMDQLLGSEDGKRMFTSILNAWREKNGAAVNG, encoded by the coding sequence ATGAAATTTGCGGTAATCGTTTTTCCGGGGTCCAACTGCGACATTGACTGCTACAAGGCGGTTGAAGCGATCGGACAGCCTGTTGATTACGTCTGGCATACGGCGACCGACCTGTCCGACTACGACGCCATTCTGCTGCCGGGCGGCTTCTCCTATGGGGACTACTTGCGCTGTGGCGCGATTGCGCAATTCGCTCCGGTCATGGGCGAAGTTGTCAAAGCTGCGGAAGCGGGCAAGCTTGTGCTCGGCATTTGCAACGGCTTCCAGGTGTTGACGGAGTCGGGCCTGCTGCCGGGCAAGCTGATGCGGAACCGGAACCTGAAGTTCCTTTGCCACCAGTCGGAGCTTGAAGTGATGAGCAACAAGACGCCGTTTACGAATCAATACAGCGAGGGCGAGGTCATCAACATCCCGATCGCGCACGGCGAAGGCAACTATTATTGCGACGAGGAAACGCTGGCGAAGCTGGAAGCGAACGGTCAGATCGTGTTCCGCTACGCAAACGGCGGCAACCCGAACGGATCGCTCCGCGACATCGCGGGCATCTGTAACGAGCGCGGCAACGTCCTCGGCATGATGCCGCATCCGGAGCGGGCGATGGACCAGCTGCTCGGCTCGGAGGACGGCAAACGGATGTTTACATCGATTTTGAACGCATGGAGGGAAAAAAATGGCGCAGCAGTTAACGGCTAA
- the purF gene encoding amidophosphoribosyltransferase has translation MSDAITGSTIEERKVSRTEAEELEFLRGTWGDGHYNEGIGRDDIFDKLREECGVFGVFGHPDAASLSYYGLHALQHRGEESAGICTVEDNGEFHYHRGMGLVKEVFTKDQLDNLVGSRAIGHVRYSTSGGSGLANAQPLIFKYRGGDLAVATNGNIVNAPAIRRELEAQGSIFQTTSDTEVIAHLIARSPKDFVEAAKDALQRIIGGFAFLIMTNDKLLVASDPNGLRPLVMGRLGEGYVFSSETCSFESIGAEYVRDVKPGELLILDDKGIREDRFEPMEKRASCVMEYIYFARPDSDINEVNIHSARKRMGRQLALESFVDADIVTGVPDSSISAAIGYAEQTGIPYELGLIKNKYTGRTFIQPSQELREKGVKMKLSAVRKVVEGKRVVMIDDSIVRGTTSLRIVNMLREAGATEVHVRISSPPFANPCYYGIDTPDRKELIASEKTTEEIRKAINADSLYFLSEEGLMKSVDPSGEKANAGLCMACFTNDYPTPVDEDSTKSCSC, from the coding sequence ATGTCTGATGCAATAACCGGTTCAACAATAGAAGAGCGTAAAGTTTCCCGTACCGAAGCGGAAGAGCTGGAATTTCTGCGCGGAACGTGGGGCGACGGCCACTACAACGAAGGAATCGGCCGGGACGACATTTTCGACAAGCTTAGGGAAGAGTGCGGCGTGTTCGGGGTGTTCGGCCACCCCGATGCGGCTTCGCTTTCCTACTACGGCCTGCACGCGCTGCAGCACCGGGGCGAGGAGAGCGCCGGCATCTGCACGGTCGAAGATAACGGTGAGTTCCATTACCATCGCGGCATGGGGCTGGTCAAGGAAGTGTTCACGAAGGATCAGCTGGACAATCTGGTCGGCAGCCGGGCGATCGGTCACGTACGCTATTCCACTTCCGGCGGAAGCGGGCTTGCGAACGCGCAGCCGCTCATCTTCAAGTACCGGGGCGGGGATCTGGCGGTCGCGACGAACGGCAACATCGTGAACGCGCCGGCGATTCGCCGCGAGCTGGAAGCGCAGGGGTCGATTTTTCAAACGACAAGCGATACCGAGGTCATCGCGCACCTCATCGCCCGCTCCCCGAAGGACTTCGTGGAAGCGGCCAAGGACGCGCTGCAGCGCATCATCGGGGGCTTCGCATTCCTGATTATGACCAACGACAAGCTGCTGGTCGCCTCCGATCCGAACGGCCTGCGTCCGCTTGTGATGGGCCGGCTGGGGGAAGGCTACGTCTTCTCCTCGGAGACGTGCTCGTTCGAATCGATCGGCGCGGAATACGTACGCGACGTGAAGCCCGGCGAGCTGCTCATTCTCGATGACAAGGGCATCCGCGAGGACCGGTTCGAGCCGATGGAAAAGCGCGCTTCGTGCGTCATGGAATATATTTATTTTGCCCGTCCGGACAGCGACATCAACGAAGTGAACATCCATTCGGCCCGCAAGCGTATGGGACGCCAGCTCGCGCTGGAGTCGTTCGTCGACGCGGACATTGTAACCGGAGTGCCGGATTCCAGCATTTCCGCCGCGATCGGTTATGCCGAGCAGACCGGCATCCCGTACGAGCTCGGACTGATCAAGAACAAATATACGGGCCGCACCTTCATTCAGCCTTCGCAGGAGCTGCGCGAAAAAGGCGTCAAAATGAAGCTGTCTGCGGTCCGCAAAGTGGTGGAAGGCAAGCGCGTCGTCATGATCGACGACTCGATCGTGCGCGGGACGACGTCGCTGCGCATCGTCAATATGCTGCGGGAAGCGGGCGCGACGGAGGTGCACGTGCGCATTTCCTCGCCGCCGTTTGCCAACCCGTGCTACTACGGCATCGATACACCGGACCGCAAAGAGCTGATCGCTTCGGAGAAGACGACGGAGGAAATCCGGAAGGCGATCAACGCCGACTCGCTTTATTTTCTCAGCGAGGAAGGGCTCATGAAATCGGTGGACCCTTCGGGTGAGAAGGCGAACGCCGGTCTGTGCATGGCGTGCTTTACGAACGATTATCCGACTCCGGTCGACGAGGACTCGACCAAGAGCTGCAGCTGCTAG
- the purE gene encoding 5-(carboxyamino)imidazole ribonucleotide mutase — translation MSAKVGVIMGSKSDWDTMKLACDILDELEIPYEKKVVSAHRTPDLMFEYAQTAAGRGLKVIIAGAGGAAHLPGMVAAKTTLPVIGVPVKSSTLNGLDSLLSIVQMPAGIPVATVAIGNAGGANAGLLAAQMLGAFDPDIAERVARRREAITRQVLESSDEL, via the coding sequence ATGTCTGCGAAAGTGGGCGTCATTATGGGAAGCAAGTCGGACTGGGATACGATGAAGCTGGCTTGCGACATTCTGGACGAGCTCGAAATACCGTATGAGAAAAAAGTCGTGTCCGCTCACCGCACTCCGGATCTGATGTTCGAGTATGCGCAGACGGCTGCCGGACGCGGACTCAAGGTCATTATTGCCGGAGCGGGCGGCGCGGCTCATCTGCCAGGGATGGTCGCAGCCAAGACGACGCTGCCGGTTATTGGCGTTCCCGTCAAGTCGTCCACGCTTAACGGACTCGATTCGCTGCTGTCGATCGTGCAGATGCCGGCCGGCATTCCGGTCGCAACGGTGGCGATCGGAAACGCAGGCGGCGCGAACGCGGGACTGCTCGCCGCGCAAATGCTCGGCGCGTTCGATCCGGATATTGCCGAGCGGGTCGCCCGGCGCAGGGAAGCGATCACGCGCCAGGTGCTCGAAAGCAGTGACGAGCTATGA
- the purS gene encoding phosphoribosylformylglycinamidine synthase subunit PurS yields MKATVYVTIKENVLDPQGSAVQGALHSLGFAEVNNVRIGKYMELNLDTNDRAEAEERLKAMCEKLLANTVVEDFRFELEG; encoded by the coding sequence ATGAAAGCAACGGTTTACGTGACGATTAAGGAAAACGTATTGGACCCGCAAGGATCAGCGGTTCAAGGAGCGCTTCATTCGCTCGGATTCGCGGAAGTGAATAACGTTCGCATCGGCAAATATATGGAGCTGAACCTGGATACGAACGACCGCGCCGAAGCGGAGGAACGCCTGAAAGCGATGTGCGAGAAGCTGCTTGCCAACACGGTTGTTGAAGACTTCCGTTTCGAACTGGAGGGATAA